In Bacteriovorax stolpii, a single genomic region encodes these proteins:
- the trmD gene encoding tRNA (guanosine(37)-N1)-methyltransferase TrmD, with translation MKKIWIITLFPNYFDSLINFGITGSALRGEREAKIEIKTVQLRNYTPKDYKGVDDSPYGGGVGMVMRADVLKEALLKGVVQDGGYGEDFRHKLHIVFPGPRGKTWNNEYCKDFAARFSVPDSKDLVFICGRYEGIDERFLNLYVDEQISLGDFILTGGEIPTMAIIDSALRFFNGVLGKRESADQESFQSNMLEHPQYTRPKVFDGVEVPEVLTSGHHQNIEKYQREEAMRITKLHRPDLLEKDKK, from the coding sequence ATGAAAAAAATTTGGATTATTACATTGTTTCCGAATTATTTTGATTCATTAATCAATTTTGGAATCACGGGGTCTGCTCTTAGAGGAGAGCGTGAGGCAAAGATTGAAATCAAGACTGTTCAGTTAAGAAATTATACTCCTAAAGATTATAAAGGCGTTGATGATTCTCCTTATGGAGGAGGTGTCGGTATGGTTATGCGTGCTGATGTTTTAAAAGAGGCGCTTTTAAAAGGTGTTGTTCAAGACGGCGGTTATGGTGAAGATTTTCGCCATAAGCTGCATATCGTGTTTCCAGGTCCGCGTGGGAAAACGTGGAATAATGAATACTGCAAAGATTTTGCAGCGAGATTTTCTGTGCCGGATTCAAAAGATCTGGTGTTTATTTGTGGCCGTTATGAAGGTATTGATGAGAGATTTTTAAATCTTTACGTTGATGAGCAAATTTCTCTGGGGGATTTTATTTTAACCGGGGGAGAAATCCCAACGATGGCCATTATTGATTCGGCCTTGAGATTTTTTAACGGGGTTCTTGGAAAGCGTGAAAGTGCTGATCAAGAATCATTTCAGAGCAATATGCTGGAGCATCCTCAGTACACGCGCCCGAAAGTTTTTGACGGTGTAGAAGTGCCAGAGGTGTTGACCAGCGGGCATCATCAAAATATTGAAAAATACCAAAGGGAAGAGGCCATGAGGATCACTAAACTTCACCGCCCTGACCTTTTAGAGAAGGATAAAAAATGA
- the rplS gene encoding 50S ribosomal protein L19, whose amino-acid sequence MNLIDIVNKDHANPKVKDLPNFQSGDTIAVHTKITEGTKSRIQIFEGVCIGFKQKGDMNGHFRVRKVSNGIGVERVFPFHSPNVEKVEIVQKGKARKAKLYYLRERSGKSARIAIDYDRKED is encoded by the coding sequence ATGAACTTAATCGACATTGTAAACAAGGATCACGCGAATCCTAAAGTAAAAGATCTTCCAAATTTCCAATCGGGAGATACAATCGCAGTACACACAAAAATCACTGAAGGGACAAAGTCTCGTATCCAGATTTTCGAAGGTGTTTGCATCGGTTTCAAACAAAAAGGCGACATGAATGGTCACTTCCGTGTTAGAAAAGTTTCTAACGGGATTGGAGTAGAAAGAGTTTTCCCTTTCCACTCACCAAACGTAGAAAAAGTTGAAATCGTTCAAAAAGGTAAAGCTCGTAAAGCGAAACTTTACTACCTACGTGAGAGATCTGGTAAGTCAGCTCGTATCGCTATCGATTACGATCGTAAAGAAGACTAG
- a CDS encoding ribonuclease HII yields the protein MFDFKFISKKSQEHEGAFFIAGCDEVGRGPLAGPVVAASTSIEVLNFDEKEIKALLRKLKKLGVNDSKKLSAEARLGILGELSFNELSANQIYTFQYSKNITLKILIKELSAGVIDEINILQASLLAMKQALLESAPVHLPGVILVDGNKKLKHEVDFHEQHAVVEGDAKSLLIGLSSIAAKVYRDQLMKSLGEKYPGYGWEQNAGYPTKMHLEAISLLGVTELHRLTFKGVKEVYAERGYGRGASL from the coding sequence ATGTTTGATTTCAAGTTTATTAGTAAAAAATCCCAAGAGCACGAAGGCGCTTTTTTTATCGCCGGCTGTGATGAAGTGGGAAGAGGTCCTCTTGCTGGACCGGTAGTGGCTGCGAGTACCTCAATCGAAGTTTTAAACTTCGATGAGAAAGAAATTAAAGCATTACTTAGAAAATTAAAAAAACTTGGAGTCAACGACTCAAAAAAATTATCGGCAGAAGCAAGACTCGGCATTTTAGGCGAGCTTTCATTTAATGAGCTGTCGGCAAATCAAATTTATACGTTTCAGTATTCAAAAAACATTACCCTTAAAATTTTAATTAAAGAATTATCAGCAGGTGTGATCGATGAGATCAATATTCTGCAAGCATCTCTTTTGGCCATGAAGCAGGCACTTCTTGAAAGCGCACCTGTGCATTTACCAGGAGTGATCCTGGTGGATGGAAATAAAAAGCTTAAACATGAAGTGGATTTTCATGAGCAGCATGCGGTGGTGGAAGGAGATGCAAAATCTCTTCTGATCGGGCTCTCATCGATTGCGGCGAAAGTTTACCGTGATCAATTGATGAAGAGTTTGGGAGAAAAGTATCCAGGCTACGGATGGGAGCAAAATGCTGGTTATCCGACCAAGATGCACCTGGAGGCGATTTCGCTTTTAGGAGTGACTGAACTTCACAGGCTGACATTTAAGGGAGTCAAAGAAGTTTATGCAGAAAGGGGATATGGTAGAGGCGCAAGTCTCTAG
- a CDS encoding STAS domain-containing protein, producing MAMKAQIHTDSQGNIIVHMSGGLDYENSLPLRLELQELSKKNPTCTITLDMHALDFVGSSGIGIFVETLHILNKNRDQVKLSNVKTEFLKVFKLYNFDAFKLIEEQFETDETENLHQKFGNRKQTYQV from the coding sequence ATGGCCATGAAAGCTCAAATCCACACTGATTCGCAGGGAAATATTATTGTTCATATGTCTGGAGGACTAGACTATGAAAACTCACTGCCACTGCGTTTAGAGCTGCAAGAACTTTCAAAAAAGAACCCGACATGCACAATTACTTTGGATATGCACGCGCTGGATTTCGTAGGATCTTCAGGGATTGGTATCTTCGTTGAGACTCTTCACATTCTGAATAAAAACAGAGATCAGGTGAAACTTTCAAACGTAAAAACAGAATTCTTAAAAGTTTTTAAGCTTTATAACTTCGATGCATTCAAATTAATTGAAGAGCAGTTTGAAACTGATGAGACTGAAAACCTACACCAGAAATTTGGTAACAGAAAACAAACTTACCAAGTTTAG
- the rsmI gene encoding 16S rRNA (cytidine(1402)-2'-O)-methyltransferase — protein sequence MSELTLVTLPIGNTGDITKRALAALESGRTFYAEDTRVFKDLLNSLGISFQDKFIDSFHDQSVGKIDVIVGKIKNGESVYLVSDAGSPMVSDPAYPLLKRLLEEGIEIKTLPGVTAVITALELSGLPPHPFHFWGFLARAKGEKRDFFKGLNRVVGTHIFFESPHRIFETIEQFFEVNADKTLVIARELTKTYESVYRLSKSDLPNLKTIVVDKGEFVVLFHNEVENGNSVNQDEVNDLINDYLENGGSTKKLAKIFSKVLGKDTKSVYDQLSR from the coding sequence TTGTCGGAATTAACACTCGTTACACTTCCCATTGGAAACACTGGTGATATTACAAAAAGAGCGCTGGCCGCTTTAGAGTCCGGTCGCACTTTTTATGCTGAAGACACGCGTGTTTTTAAAGACCTCTTGAATTCTCTGGGCATTTCTTTTCAAGATAAATTTATTGATTCCTTCCACGACCAAAGTGTTGGGAAAATTGATGTGATCGTCGGAAAAATTAAAAACGGCGAATCAGTTTATTTGGTCTCAGATGCCGGAAGTCCGATGGTCTCTGACCCTGCTTATCCGCTTTTAAAACGCCTTTTAGAAGAAGGTATTGAGATTAAGACTCTTCCTGGGGTAACTGCGGTTATTACGGCGTTGGAGCTCTCAGGACTTCCGCCACACCCGTTTCACTTTTGGGGATTTCTCGCGCGAGCAAAAGGTGAGAAGAGGGACTTTTTTAAAGGCCTTAACCGAGTGGTGGGAACGCATATTTTCTTTGAATCTCCTCATCGCATTTTTGAAACGATTGAGCAGTTTTTTGAAGTGAATGCAGACAAGACGTTGGTTATCGCGCGCGAATTAACCAAAACGTATGAGTCTGTTTACAGGCTTTCAAAAAGCGATCTGCCTAATCTTAAAACCATCGTCGTAGATAAAGGCGAGTTTGTTGTTCTTTTTCATAATGAAGTGGAAAACGGAAACTCGGTTAATCAAGACGAAGTCAATGACCTCATTAACGATTACCTGGAAAATGGCGGCAGTACTAAGAAGCTGGCGAAGATTTTTTCTAAGGTTCTCGGCAAAGACACTAAGAGTGTCTATGACCAACTAAGCCGGTAA
- a CDS encoding RNA methyltransferase, translated as MKLYLGLVHHPIKNKLGELVTTSVTNLDIHDISRSCRTFGVKKYFIITPFVAQTELVNEILGHWEQDKANAFNPDRQDALAIAQVAKSIDDAIAEIEKIEGKRPLIAVTGANFDSFDGDVKELTKKMEVLNMPCFLLFGTGWGLHQLALDKAEFKLSPIISKNSDGYNHLSVRSAVAIYLDRLFGE; from the coding sequence ATGAAATTGTACTTAGGACTGGTTCACCACCCGATTAAAAATAAATTAGGGGAGCTGGTGACCACATCAGTAACCAACCTGGATATCCACGACATCTCGAGATCGTGCAGAACTTTTGGGGTGAAGAAATACTTCATCATTACGCCTTTTGTGGCCCAAACAGAGCTGGTTAACGAGATTCTAGGTCACTGGGAGCAGGATAAGGCCAATGCCTTTAATCCGGACCGCCAGGACGCTCTGGCGATTGCGCAGGTTGCTAAGTCCATCGACGATGCAATCGCGGAGATTGAAAAGATTGAAGGGAAAAGACCTTTAATTGCCGTGACTGGGGCAAACTTTGATAGTTTTGACGGGGATGTGAAAGAATTGACAAAAAAGATGGAAGTTCTTAATATGCCTTGTTTTCTATTATTCGGGACTGGATGGGGGCTGCATCAGCTGGCGCTTGATAAAGCGGAGTTTAAGCTTTCACCAATTATCTCGAAAAATTCTGATGGGTACAATCACTTGTCAGTAAGGTCTGCAGTAGCGATTTATTTGGATCGTCTATTCGGAGAATAA
- a CDS encoding MBL fold metallo-hydrolase yields the protein MLVRIIGGHGGVSPGFKATSYLIDGRLLIDAGSVASGIQIEEQSHIDYVLISHSHLDHISDLAFLADNCFGMKGRPFEIYANTPVREAIKTHLLNDVIWPDFTALPNKENPTLRFHDIKPEMSLVLGDYRILPVPVNHSTGALGFIIERKNASVVFTQDTGPTDAIWEYAKQVKNLKAIFTEVSFPNALSQVARDSQHHTPATMKAEIKKMPPDVPIFLGHLKPNFQSQLFKEIEDLKDERITILGSSDTSYVF from the coding sequence ATGCTAGTTAGGATTATTGGCGGTCACGGTGGGGTATCACCAGGCTTTAAAGCAACTTCTTATCTGATTGATGGAAGACTTTTAATTGATGCAGGCTCAGTTGCTTCAGGTATCCAAATTGAAGAGCAGTCACATATTGATTACGTACTTATTTCTCATTCACATCTCGACCATATTTCTGATCTTGCCTTCCTCGCCGACAATTGTTTTGGGATGAAGGGGAGACCTTTTGAAATTTATGCCAACACTCCGGTGAGAGAGGCGATTAAGACTCACTTGTTAAATGATGTGATCTGGCCTGATTTTACGGCCCTTCCCAATAAAGAAAATCCGACACTGCGTTTTCACGATATCAAACCAGAGATGTCCTTAGTGTTAGGAGATTATCGCATTCTTCCGGTGCCGGTGAATCATTCAACAGGGGCCTTAGGATTTATTATTGAAAGAAAAAATGCATCTGTTGTTTTTACGCAGGATACGGGACCTACTGATGCTATCTGGGAATATGCTAAGCAGGTGAAGAATTTAAAGGCGATTTTTACTGAAGTGAGTTTTCCCAACGCACTCTCACAAGTAGCGCGTGACAGCCAACACCATACTCCGGCGACGATGAAAGCGGAGATCAAAAAAATGCCTCCAGATGTACCAATTTTTCTTGGGCACTTAAAACCGAATTTTCAATCGCAGCTTTTTAAAGAGATTGAAGATTTAAAAGATGAACGTATCACGATCCTGGGATCAAGTGATACGTCCTATGTTTTTTAG